In the genome of Campylobacter helveticus, the window TTCAAAAATACAAAGATTTGCAAGATATTATTGCGATTTTAGGTATGGACGAATTAAGCGAAGAGGACAAACTCGTTGTGGAAAGAGCTAGAAAGATAGAGAAATTTTTATCTCAACCTTTCTTTGTGGCAGAAGTTTTTACTGGAAGTCCTGGCAAGTATATTAGCCTTGAAGAAACCATAGCGGGTTTTAAAGGAATTTTGGAGGGTAAATATGATGATTTACCTGAAAATGCTTTTTATATGGTAGGAAATATTGACGAGGCTATTGCGAAAGCGGATAAACTTAAGGCTTAGAGATGAATGATTTAATCAATATCGAAATAGTAACTCCCTTGGGAATGATTTATCAAGGTAGCGTTCGTGCTGTAACTTTGCCCGGAAGTGAGGGAGAATTTGGCGTTTTAAAGGGACACGCGACCTTGGTTTCTTCTTTAAAATCTGGCGTCATTGATATAGAAAAGCAGGATTTAAAGCACGAGTTAGTAGCTATAGATTCTGGTTATGCTAAAGTAGATGAGAGTAAAGTTTGCGTTTTGGCTAAGGGTGCGGTTTGGGTTTGCGGCTCAAGTGAAAGTGAGATTGAGAAAAATCTTAACAACGCAAAAGATTTAATCAAAGCTATGAGTTCGGATAATGCTGCTTTAGCGGCAACTTTTTCCAAGCTTGACAATGCTAAGGTAAATGTATGAATTTCGAGGCAATATTTCATTTTTTCAATGAGTCAAGCCCTATCACTTATGTGG includes:
- the atpC gene encoding ATP synthase F1 subunit epsilon, whose product is MNDLINIEIVTPLGMIYQGSVRAVTLPGSEGEFGVLKGHATLVSSLKSGVIDIEKQDLKHELVAIDSGYAKVDESKVCVLAKGAVWVCGSSESEIEKNLNNAKDLIKAMSSDNAALAATFSKLDNAKVNV